A region of Diadema setosum chromosome 15, eeDiaSeto1, whole genome shotgun sequence DNA encodes the following proteins:
- the LOC140239018 gene encoding methyltransferase-like protein 27 has protein sequence MNDGEWKVRKVRALHTMKDQAEVKQVYDEFASYYDELVLSLEYVGPAFTAEVVAKMEPNRDARILDVGCGTGLVGDGLHKEGYRNLYGVDLSSESLDVLRKKGTYCDLTEASFGPLNSLNFTDGYFDVAMSCGSFLPTHLNEKCLPEMIRLVKSGGFIIITTRKYIFDGETGDMKLKPGLAKLVEDGLIEKVRHEESLYEKDGDDHVVGITLIYRVV, from the exons ATGAATGACGGAGAGTGGAAAGTGAGGAAAGTGAGGGCGCTTCACACGATGAAGGATCAGGCCGAAGTGAAACAGGTGTACGATGAATTTGCCAGTTACTATGACGAG CTTGTACTTTCCCTGGAGTATGTGGGACCTGCCTTCACAGCGGAAGTAGTAGCCAAGATGGAACCCAACCGGGATGCACGGATACTCGACGTGGGCTGTGGCACAGGACTTGTGGGAGATGGG CTGCACAAGGAAGGCTACAGAAATCTGTATGGTGTAGATCTATCAAGTGAAAGCCTTGATGTCCTCCGAAAGAAGGGAACATACTGTGACCTAACAGAAGCCAGCTTTGGTCCTCTTAATTCTCTCAATTTTACAGATG GTTACTTTGATGTAGCAATGAGCTGCGGCTCTTTTCTTCCAACACATCTTAATGAGAAGTGCCTTCCAGAAATGATACGACTCGTCAAGTCAG GTGGGTTTATCATTATCACGACCAGGAAGTACATCTTTGATGGGGAGACGGGTGACATGAAACTGAAGCCAGGGCTCGCTAAGCTCGTTGAGGACGGACTTATTGAGAAAGTGCGGCACGAAGAGTCGTTGTACGAGAAAGATGGTGATGATCACGTGGTCGGCATAACCCTAATATACAGGGTAGTGTAG
- the LOC140239137 gene encoding methyltransferase-like protein 27 — MQVALSADYVGPAFTAEVVAKMEPNQDARILDVGCGTGLVGDGLHKAGYRNLYGVDLSSESLDVLRKKGTYCDLTEASFGPLNSLNFTDGYFDVAMSSGSFLPTHLNEKCLPEIIRLVKSGGFIIITTRKSIFDGEMGDMKLKPGLAKLVEDGLIEKVRHEESLYLKDPARDNHEIGITLVYKVL; from the exons ATGCAGGTTGCACTCTCTGCAGACTATGTAGGACCTGCCTTCACAGCGGAAGTAGTAGCCAAGATGGAACCCAACCAGGATGCACGGATACTCGACGTGGGCTGTGGCACCGGACTTGTGGGAGATGGG CTGCACAAGGCAGGCTACAGAAATCTGTATGGTGTAGATCTATCAAGTGAAAGCCTTGATGTCCTACGAAAGAAGGGAACATACTGTGACCTAACAGAAGCCAGCTTTGGTCCTCTTAATTCTCTCAATTTCACAGATG GTTACTTTGATGTAGCAATGAGCAGCGGTTCTTTTCTTCCAACACATCTTAATGAGAAGTGCCTTCCGGAAATTATACGACTCGTCAAGTCAG GTGGGTTTATCATCATCACGACCCGGAAGTCCATATTTGATGGGGAGATGGGTGACATGAAACTGAAGCCAGGGCTCGCTAAGCTCGTTGAGGACGGACTTATTGAGAAAGTGCGGCACGAAGAGTCGTTGTACTTGAAAGATCCTGCTCGTGATAATCACGAGATAGGCATAACCCTTGTATACAAGGTATTGTAG
- the LOC140238999 gene encoding methyltransferase-like protein 27, with protein MDDEEWKVRKVRALHTMKDQAEVKQVYDEFASYFDELVLSLDYVAPIFTADVVAKLEPNQDARILDVGCGTGLVGEGLHKAGYRNLYGVDLSGGLLDVLRKKGTYCHLTEANFGPLNSLNFTDGYFDVAMSSGSFLPTHLNEKCLPEMIRLVKSGGFIVITTRKYIFDGETGDMKLKPGLAKLVEDGLIEKVRHEESLYEKDGDDHVVGITLIYRVV; from the exons ATGGATGACGAGGAGTGGAAAGTGAGGAAAGTGAGGGCGCTTCACACGATGAAGGATCAGGCCGAAGTGAAACAGGTGTATGATGAATTTGCCAGTTACTTTGATGAG CTTGTACTCTCCCTGGACTACGTAGCACCCATCTTCACGGCAGATGTCGTAGCCAAATTGGAACCCAACCAGGATGCACGGATACTCGACGTGGGCTGTGGCACCGGACTTGTGGGAGAAGGG CTGCACAAGGCAGGCTACAGGAATCTGTATGGTGTAGATCTATCAGGTGGACTCCTTGATGTCCTACGAAAGAAGGGAACATACTGTCACCTAACAGAAGCAAACTTTGGTCCTCTTAACTCTCTAAATTTTACAGATG GTTACTTTGATGTAGCGATGAGCAGCGGCTCTTTTCTTCCAACACATCTTAATGAAAAGTGTCTTCCAGAAATGATACGACTCGTCAAGTCAG GTGGGTTTATCGTCATCACGACCCGGAAGTACATCTTTGATGGGGAGACGGGTGACATGAAACTGAAGCCAGGGCTCGCTAAGCTCGTTGAAGACGGACTTATTGAGAAAGTGCGGCACGAAGAGTCGTTGTACGAGAAAGATGGAGACGATCACGTGGTCGGGATAACCCTTATATACAGGGTAGTGTAG